DNA from Bacteroidota bacterium:
AAAGCGGAACAAAGGGATCCAGCTATCCGCATCTTCCTGTTTGGGAATATAGGAATGTTGATAAACAAGCTCTTCCCGTATGTATTTCCCTCTGAATAAATCTAAATACTCGTTTTCCAGCTTTCTAAGCTGCCCCAGCATGAACCGAAGAGTTCCTTCACTGTACGGAACTTCCTGGTATCCAATAAGCAGATTATGCTGATTGGTGCGGAGGGTTTCTATGAACTCAGCAGCTTCGGCTGCCTTTTGCTCCGGACTCATGCTGGCCACCGAATGTTTGAAGGAAATGTCTTCAATGGTGAGCGTGTCAAGAGTAATTTTCCGGATGATGGTGTCAGTCTTTGTATATAAATTATCCCCGGCCCTCAGACGGAAGAGTCGTTCCAGGCTGTCTCTGTCGGGAAGATATTCATTCATTTGAACTCCCGCAGCGGGTTTCTTTTCTGTCGTAGAAGTTATTCCTGAAAGACAGCCATAGCGGGAAAACAGTATCTCTACTTCCTGATTGTCCTTAGCCTGTTTCTCATCGTATTCGACGAAAAATAAATGCCCCGGATCTGCAACTGTGAAAGTTGTCATTTGGATATCACCCAGGGTATAAATCACCTGGTCGGATGTGATAACGTTGTCAAGACCAAGGTATTTGCTTGCATAATCAGCATATGGACCACGCACCTTTACAGTTTTCAGAACATGGACATCAAATTGGAAGCCGGTCTGAGGCAACATATAAAAGACTCCTCTTTTATCAACCGGGTTGAAGTCAGTCCCCACTTCCCTTACCATAATCTGCGACAGCAGTGAAGAAGGAAGAAGGAGAACAATGAGATATAGGCATAAAAAACGCATGAGCATTCAACTTATGTAACGTTGTTTACAATTTACACGTTCGGAATTTTACTTTCTGAAGCAGTAAAGTTACGCATAACGGTGTGGTTTTCCAATCAATTGCTTTTACTACCAATACCGGTTCAGGGTTACGCGGGATTTTCAACGTATGAAAAGAAGTTCGCGATATTTTGGTAAGGGCCAGAATTCATCGTCGACCAAGAGCTCCAGCTTATCGGCATGATAACGGATCTCCTCAAAATACGGTGCTACCTTGCTCATATATGCATTTGCCCTATCAACCGCAGATTCGATGAGGTTTGCCTTCTTTCTCTCCTCGATCATGCTGTCTACATTATCTTTGATCTCTGAAATATGTTCACTTATTTCCTTGATCGTTTGGATCTGGTTTCTGGAGACTTTGACATAGGTTTTACTATCGAGTACCTCTTTCAGCCCCCGGGTGTTTTCAACCAGTAGGTTCTGATAGCGTATAGCAGTAGGGATGATGTGGTTCTTGGCAAGGTCGCCCATTACGCGGGCTTCGATCTGGATCTTCTTGATATAGTTTTCCAGCTTTGTTTCATAACGGGCTTCGATCTCCCTGCCGGTTAAAATCCGGAGTTCTTTAAAGATATCAATATTATTAGGATTGATCATACATGCCAAGGCCTCCGGTGTGGTTTTAAGGTTTGGCAATCCCCGGTGGGCAGCTTCTTCCTCCCATTCATGGCTATAGCTGTTGCCTTCGAAACGGATGGGCCTGGACTCTTTGATATATTCACGGATCACCTGGATGATGGCATCATTTTTCTTCATGCCTGAATTCATCCGGTCATCTACTTCCTTTTTAAATTGCACCAGTTGGTTTGCGATTATGGTATTCAGTGTCGACATTGCACTGGAACACGTGTCTGACGACCCTACAGCTCTGAATTCGAACTTATTGC
Protein-coding regions in this window:
- a CDS encoding DUF4831 family protein, with the protein product MRFLCLYLIVLLLPSSLLSQIMVREVGTDFNPVDKRGVFYMLPQTGFQFDVHVLKTVKVRGPYADYASKYLGLDNVITSDQVIYTLGDIQMTTFTVADPGHLFFVEYDEKQAKDNQEVEILFSRYGCLSGITSTTEKKPAAGVQMNEYLPDRDSLERLFRLRAGDNLYTKTDTIIRKITLDTLTIEDISFKHSVASMSPEQKAAEAAEFIETLRTNQHNLLIGYQEVPYSEGTLRFMLGQLRKLENEYLDLFRGKYIREELVYQHSYIPKQEDADSWIPLFRFSPLSGFQLPESGSDPAVFMKITLSGDTDKLSSVMQDIATTDVKESRGFFTRFPQMANISLRYGNDIRNITQLLMPQYGVIVSIPASFRHVSLFPETGGLERVRVKF
- a CDS encoding glutamine synthetase type III; this encodes EQEYFLVDSSLYFARPDLVLTGRTVFGHASAKDQQLSDHYFGSIAERVIQFMKDFEIEAHRLGIPLKTRHNEVAPNQFECAPVYEEVNLAVDHNQLLMHLMQKVARHHDLTVLLHEKPYAKVNGSGKHNNWSLATNTGENLLTPGKTAATNLRFLTFLVNVLMAVYKHADLVRASIASAGNDLRLGAHEAPPAIISVFIGSYLSRLLDDIEKQPNGGKFKAEIREGFDLNIPKVPEILLDNTDRNRTSPFAFTGNKFEFRAVGSSDTCSSAMSTLNTIIANQLVQFKKEVDDRMNSGMKKNDAIIQVIREYIKESRPIRFEGNSYSHEWEEEAAHRGLPNLKTTPEALACMINPNNIDIFKELRILTGREIEARYETKLENYIKKIQIEARVMGDLAKNHIIPTAIRYQNLLVENTRGLKEVLDSKTYVKVSRNQIQTIKEISEHISEIKDNVDSMIEERKKANLIESAVDRANAYMSKVAPYFEEIRYHADKLELLVDDEFWPLPKYRELLFIR